The Pseudomonas sp. KU26590 genomic sequence TCGTACACAAAAAGCCCAAACACCGCAAAAAGGCGACTTTGGTGCAGGCTGAACGCAGGTCTCGCGCAGTGGGCCGAGCCGCATGGATGCGGCGAGAGCGCCGTCAGGACAGGGATGTCCGTTCGGCGCGGGCCCACGGAGCGAGACCGGAGTGAAGGAACCCGACGAAGTCGGGCCCAACCGAGAGCAGGCACTTTTGGTTACTTTTAGTGCTTTTTAAAAGTAACTCGCCGAAGGCGAAACAGTCGAGCCGTTAGGCCGACGCTCTTGATCTTAAACGCTTTTAAAACAAAAACGCCCCGAAGATCGGGGCGTTTTCACTACAGCATCAGCTCACATCAATGCGACACCGCACCACTGGCCCCAAGGCCCGTCTGCGAACGCACGAATTGCGGCATGAACAACGCACGCTCACCTTCCGCCGCCTTCGACTTGTCCGTAATCGAGAAAAACCAGATCCCGGCAAACGCAATCGCAATCGAAAACAACGCCGGGTACTCGTACGGGAAAATCGCCTTCTCGTGATGCAGAATCTGCACCCAAATCGTTGGGCCGAGAATCATCAACACCACGGCACTGATCAAACCCATCCAGCCGCCGATCATCGCGCCGCGAGTGGTCAGGTTTTTCCAGTACATCGAAAGCAACAGCACCGGGAAGTTACAGCTCGCCGCAATGGAGAACGCCAGGCCCACCATGAACGCGATGTTCTGACTTTCGAACGCGATACCCAACCCTATCGCCACCACCGCCAACGCAACCGTGGTGTATTTCGACACACGGATCTCGTCTTTCTCGTTGGCCTTGCCCGCCTTGATCACACTGGCGTACAAGTCGTGGGACACCGCCGAAGCACCGGCCAGCGTCAAGCCTGCCACCACAGCGAGAATAGTCGCGAACGCCACCGCCGAGATGAAGCCCAGGAACAGACTGCCCCCGACCGCATCGGCCAGGTGAATCGCCGCCATGTTGTTGCCGCCGAGCAGCGCGCCCGCCGCGTCCTTGAACGTCGGGTTGGTGCTGACCAGCAGGATCGCGCCGAAACCGATGATGAAGGTCAGTATGTAGAAGTAACCGATGAAACCGGTCGCGTAGAGCACCGACTTACGGGCTTCCTTCGCATCACTCACAGTGAAGAAGCGCATCAGGATATGGGGCAGGCCCGCGGTACCGAACATCAGCGCCAGACCCAGTGAGAACGCCGAGACCGGATCTTTCACCAGACCGCCCGGGCTCATGATCGCCTCACCTTTGGGGTGAACCTTCACGGCTTCGGAGAACAGCACGTTGAAGTCGAAGTTGACGTGCTTCATCACCATCAACGCCATGAACGACGCGCCGGAGAGCAACATCACCGCCTTGATGATCTGTACCCACGTGGTCGCCAGCATGCCGCCGAACAGCACGTACAGGCACATCAGGATACCGACGAGCACCACCGCCACGGCATAGTCCAGCCCGAACAACAGCTGGATCAGCTTGCCGGCGCCAACCATTTGCGCGATCAGGTAGAACGCCACGACCACCAGCGAACCGCAGGCGGACAGGGTACGGATTTCCTTTTGCTTCAGGCGATAGGACGCCACGTCAGCGAAGGTGTACTTGCCCAGGTTGCGCAGGCGTTCGGCGATCAGGAACAGGATGATCGGCCAGCCGACGAGGAAGCCGATGGAGTAGATCAGACCGTCGTAGCCGGAGGTGTAGACCAGCGCGGAAATCCCCAGGAAGGACGCCGCCGACATGTAGTCACCGGCGATGGCCAGACCGTTCTGGAAACCGGTGATCTTGCCGCCTGCCGAGTAATAGTCCGACGCTGTCTTGTTCTTCTTCGACGCCCAGTAGGTGATGTAAAGGGTGAAACCGACAAAGACCACGAACATGATAATCGCCGACACGTTCAACGGTTGTTTCTGCACCGCACCGGTCAGCGCTTCGGCTGCCCAGAGTGTCGGTGCGAAAGCAGCAAGGCCGAAGGCCGCAAGCAGGCGCCGAATCATTGCTGTGCCTCCTTCAGGATGGCGTTGTTCAAGTCATCAAATTCACCGTTTGCGCGGCGAACGTAGATGGCGGTCAGCACAAACGCAGACACAATCAGCCCGACGCCGATCGGCATACCCCACGTGATGGTTGATGTGGCGCTGAGTTTAGCGCCGAGAATCTGAGGCCCATACGCAATCAAAAGGATGAATGCGGCATAGAGCCCAAGCATGATTGCCGAGAGAATCCAGGCGAATCGTTCCCTTTTCGAGACCAGCTCCTTGAAACGCGGGCTGTTCTGAATCGAGAGGTAAATGCTGTCGTTCATTGTTTTTGTCCTCGCAGCACAGATGGATGTCACGGTTTGCACTTTAGTCCGCTCTGCGATGCACTCCAGACGACCTTAGTATTAGAACGACATTAGTTGATGTTCGAAGGATTGCCTCTTTTGCATGCGGTTGATTGCGCCTAAGGCTCGGGGCAATAAAAAACCGCCTGGCGACGGCGCGCCAGGCGGTTCGGTACAACGTTAAATCTTTATGACCGATTACTTACCGGTCCACTCTTTGACGCGATCCGGGTGTTTGGCAACCCAGTCCTTGGCCGCTGCTTCAGGCTTGGCGCCATCCTGGATGGCGAGCATGACTTCGCCAATTTCATCTTTGTTGGTCCACTGGAATTTCTTCAGGAAATCCGCGACGTCCGGGGCCTTCTTGGCAAGGTCCAGGCTGCCGATGTTGTCGACGGTTTCAGCCGCACCATAAACGCCCTTCGGGTCTTCGAGGAACTTCAGCTTCCATTTCGCGAACATCCAGTGCGGCACCCAGCCGGTGACGGCGATGGATTCTTTCTTGTTCTCGGCGCGGGTCAGCTCGGCGATCATGCCGGCGCCGGAACTGGCCTGCAGCTTGTAACCGTCCAGGCCGTAATCCTTGATCGCCTGATCGGTCTTGATCATCACGCCTGAACCAGCGTCGATGCCGACGATTTTCTTCTTGAAGGACTCGTCGGTCTTGAGGTCCGCCACCGAGTTGGCTTTCACGTACTCCGGCACGATCAGGCCGATTTTCGCGTCCTTGAAGTTGGGGCCGTAGTCGGTGACCTTGTCTTTGTTCTTGGTCCAGTACTCGCCGTGGGTCACGGGCAACCAGGCCGACAGCATCATGTCCAGTTTGCCGGTCGCGACGCCCTGCCACATGATCCCGGCCGCAACAGCCTGCAGCTTCACCGGATAACCCAGTTTCTGTTTGATCACTTCGGCAGCGACGTTGGTGGTTGCAACACTGTCGGACCAGCCATCGACGTAACCGATGCTCAGCTCGGGTTTGGCGTCGGCGTGGGCCAGCGTGGCACTGATGGCCAATGCCAGCGCGGCACTGACACCCAGGATTTTTCGCATCGTCATTTTTACTTCCCCGGTAGTCCAGAACCCGACAGCGGTCGGGCGTCGTTAACGTTCTTATAACGTCGCACTCGCGCCCTGGTTCGGGGCAAGCCACGCGTTTCACGCTTCCACCATGTGCCTGCGCAGCCGCAATCGCTGCGTGGGCGATTGATCATCAACCCCCACACACCTTGTGCCTTTCCTGCCAGCGACACCCAGCCACCCGGTAAACGACATCACCGGGCCATCAACGACAGGCAGGTCGTAAAGAGGCTAGCGACTCGTCCGGAAATTGCATGGTTTGAAAAGCGCTGGCCGGATGAGGTGTGTAGGAGCGTGGCTTGTCCCGCGATCTGGCGCGCAGCGGCAGCAATGCAATGCAATGCAATGCAATGAATGCGGTGTATCAGCAAGCATGGCGTCGCGAGGTTTAACGACTGCTCCGCAGCCGATCGCGGGACAAGCCACGCTCCTACAGATGTAACCGCGTCATCTTGCTAAGATGCCGCCCTTCGCCCCACTTCGGCCCCATTATGTCCGCACCGTCCCGCTCGCCTGTCGCCCTCCTTTATCTGTTCTCGTGTGTGATTGCCCTGCTTGGCCTGTGCGGCTATTGGTACTGGCTGGGCAAGCCGGTAATCCTGCCGGACGCCGCCACGCCGACCCACAAACTGCAATGCGCGTCCTACACACCCTTCGACAAGGATCAATCCCCGTTCGACCAGCCGTTCACCCTGCGCCCCGCGCGCATGGATGCTGACCTGGCGCTGCTGGCGACGCGCTTCGACTGCGTGCGCACCTACTCAATGACCGGCATGGAGACGCTTCCCGACATCGCGCGCAAGTACGGCCTCAAGCTGATGCTCGGCGCCTGGGTCAATGGCAATCCGATCGACACGGCCAAGGAAATCAAGGCCCTGGTCATGGCCGCTAACACCCACCCGGATGTCGTGACGGCAGTGATCGTTGGTAACGAAAGCCTGTTGCGCAAGGAAGTCACCGGCGCTCAACTGGCCACGCTGATTCGTCAGGTGAAAGCGCAGGTCAAGCAGCCGGTCACCTACGCAGACGTCTGGGAATACTGGCTGCAATACCCGGAAGTCGCGCCTGCCGTGGATTTCCTGACGATCCACCTGCTGCCGTACTGGGAAGACGACCCCAGCGGCATCGACAAAGCCCTGTCCCACGTCGCGCAGATCCGCGAAGAGTTCGGCAAGACATTCGCGCCCAAGGACATTCTCATCGGCGAGACCGGCTGGCCCAGCGAAGGCCGCCAGCGTGAAACGGCGCTGCCCAGCCGGGTCAACGAGGCACGGTTCATTCGCAGTTTCGTCGCAATGGCCGAGCAGCACGGGTGGCACTACAACCTGATCGAAGCGTTCGACCAGCCGTGGAAGCGTCAGTCCGAAGGCGCAGTGGGCGGTTACTGGGGGCTGTTCGACGCAGATCGTCAGGACAAAGGCGTGCTTGCCGGGCCGGTATCGAACCTGCCGTTGTGGCCATTCTGGCTGACAGTCAGTGGCGCGATCGCCGTGCTGGCGCTGGCGTGGGCGGGGCGGGTCAACCATCCACGCAGCGCGCTGATGCTTCCGGTGCTGGCGGCGTTCGCCGGTTGCTGCATCGGCACCTGGGGTGAATTGGCCCGGGTAAACAGCCGCTTCGCTGGCGAATACCTGTGGGCAGTGGCACTGGTGGCGCTGAATCTGTTGGTGCTCGCCCACGCCGCATTGGCGTTGTCCGCCCGCAGAGGCTGGCGCGAACGGGTCTTCGCCTGGCTGGACGCGCGGGCGGGATGGTGGTTGTGCGCCAGCGGGTTCGCGGCGGCAGTGATGATGCTGGCGATGGTCTTTGATCCGCGCTACCGCAGCTTCGCGACGGCCACCCTGTGGCTGCCCGCCTTGGTCTACCTGATTCGCCCGGCTGCGGCACCGCGCCGAGAGATCGGCCTGCTGATGTTCATCGTCGGCGCGGGCATCGTGCCGCAGCTGTTTCGCGAAGGCGTGAGCAATCCCCAGGCATGGGCGTGGGCGGGCGTGAGCCTGCTGATGGCGCTGGCACTGTGGCGCAGCGTGCGCATCGGCGCTCCGGTCAAGGCGCCGAAGAGCGCCGCCAAGGCTGTGTAACCGAGTGTGCAGTGGGACGGATACATTGTGTTACCGCCGAGGGACTGAAAAGCCCGAAGGCGGGTAACACGGAAACAGAATTCCGTTACATAGCAGGGAGGCCAATTGATCGGATTTCGCAAGCCACTGATTTATAAGTGATTTCAAAAGTTGGCACGCACCCTGCTATATCTCCTGCATAACAAGAACAAAATGTGAAAACCCAATAAAAATAAGATGAATCGGCTCTGACATAACAAGAACAACGGCACAGAGACGCAGCCAACAGATTTTTTTGGAGTAGAAACGCTTTACCGAGGCCCCGGCCTCGCAGCCCGACAGAGAACTCTAAAACTACCCCCAGGTAGCGGCCAGAACGGGTTGGATCACCTCTCGCAGAAGAGGAATCAAAGCAGGTCAGCGCTCAAAAAAATACGTTTGCTCTTGTATCCCGAATGGGGATCACCGAAGACGCTGTAAAGGGACCGGTTGCCAATAACAACAACAGACCGCCCTACAATAATAAGAAAGCGCACGTGCAACGATTAAAAGGGGAGCCTCGGCTCCCCTTTATGCTGTCTGGTGTTTGGCTTTCAGCCTTTAGTTTTTTAAGTCACGCCTGCCGAGCGCGCACCAGGCGCAACCCGGCAATCACCACTGCAAACACCGCAAGACTCGCCGTGTAGAGCACCAGCGCGAGTATCCCCAGCAGCAAGCCAACCACCGCGAGCGCTCGGCCGACCTGACGTGGCACAAAGAACGCGACCAGCGATGCGATCAGCGCGCCCCATCCGAACACACCGAAGTGAATCAACAGGCCCAGGTTCGAGCGCAACTGGCACTGCCATTTCGACGCATCGTCAGCGCAAATTCCCACCCATTGCACGTCTTCCATCAGGCCGTAGCGCAAGCCGTAACTGACGGCGAGCCACAGCACCAGAATAAAAAACAGCACCAACAACGGCAGACGACGGGACACGACACACTCCAGAAAATAACCAACGGCGGGCAGCATAGCCGCAGCCGCCCGGGCAAAACCATACGGGCAATAAAAAGCACGAGCAGACAGGCCAGAAGTGCCATAACCTGTATCGTCGCGGAGGGTCATGCAAGAGCCACTTGCCGTCACGGCACTTTGGCATTACACCCGTGTCATAGCCTGCGTATTTCAACAGCACATCATTCCCAAGGGATTCAGTCATGCTTCGTTTTCTGCGCCTCGCCGCCTTATCAGGCGGCCTGTTTTTGAGTGCGTCCGTGATGGCGGTCGATATTGATCCGTCCAGCTATGGCTTCCCCTTGACCAATCCGTTCGAAGCGACCATCGCCACGACCCCAGCGGATTTGCGTGCCAAGGTGCCTGAAGACGCCGACATCGATCAGGACGATTACAGCCTCACCATGCGCCCGGAGCGTGAGTTCACACTGCCGGACAACTTCTGGGCTGTGAAGAAACTGCACTACCGCCTCGCCAAACAAGACCACCCTGCACCGCTGATCTTTCTGATTGCCGGCACCGGCGCGCCTTACAACAGCACCCTTAATGAATACCTGAAGAAGCTTTATTACGGCGCCGGTTATAACGTCGTACAGCTTTCGTCGCCCACCAGCTACGACTTCATGAGCGCCGCCTCGCGTTTCGCCACCCCAGGCGTCACCAAGGAAGACGCCGAAGACTTGTACCGTGTCATGCAGGCCGTTCGCGCCCAGCAGTCCAAGCTGCAGGTCACCGAGTATTACCTGACCGGCTACAGCCTCGGCGCACTGGATGCGGCGTTCGTCAGCAAACTTGATGAAACCCGTCGCAGCTTCAACTTCAAGAAAGTGCTGCTGATCAACCCGCCGGTGAACCTGTACACGTCGATCACCAACCTCGACAAGATGGTGCAGACCGACGTTAAAGGCATCACCAACAGCACGACGTTCTATGAACTGGTGCTGCAGAAGCTGACCCGCTACTTCCGCGAAAAAGGCTACATCGACCTGAACGATGCACTGCTGTTTGACTTCCAGCAGTCCAAGCAGCACCTGTCCAATGAACAGATGGCCATGCTGATCGGCACCTCGTTCCGCTTCTCCGCCGCTGACATCGCGTTCACCTCCGACCTGATCAACCGTCGCGGCCTGATTACCCCGCCGAAGACCCCGATCAGCGAAGGCACCAGCCTGACGCCGTTTCTCAAGCGCGCGCTGCAGTGCGATTTCGACTGCTATGTAACCGAGCAGGTCATCCCGATGTGGCGTGCGCGCACCGACGGCGGCAGCCTGTTGCAACTGGTTGATCAGGTCAGCCTGTACGCGCTGAAGGATTACCTGGCGAGCAGCAAGAAGATCGCTGTGATGCACAACGCCGACGACGTGATCCTCGGCCCGGGCGATCTCGGTTTCCTGCGCAAGACATTTGGCGATCGCCTGACCGTTTACCCTTACGGCGGTCACTGCGGCAACATGAACTATCGCGTCAACAGCGACGCCATGCTGGAGTTTTTCCGTGGCTAAACGTCTATTGCTTATCGCTGCCCTCCTCTGTGCTGGCGCCGTCCACGCGGCCGACGCGCCGATCGTTTCCCAGGCAGCCCCGGTCAAGCGGATCGACAACCCGGATGGGTTCACCGAGCCGTTGAAGTCGCTGAAATTCAACCCGGGTCTGGATGCTCAGGAGTTCGAGCGTTCGTCGCTCAACGCGCTGAATGTCTATGATCCGCTGGAGTCCTGGAACCGTCGGGTTTACCACTTTAACTATCGCTTCGACGAGTGGGTATTCCTGCCGGTGGTCAACGGCTACAAATACGTGACGCCAAGCTTCGTGCGCACGGGCGTCAGCAACTTCTTCAGCAACCTGGGCGATGTGCCTAACCTGCTGAACAGTCTGCTGCAGTTCAAGGGCAAGCGTTCGATGGAAACCACCGGCCGCCTGATCGTCAACACCACTCTGGGCATTGCCGGGCTGTGGGACCCGGCGACCATGATGGGCCTGAAGAAACAGAGCGAAGACTTCGGTCAGACCCTGGGTTTCTATGGCGTCCCGGCCGGTCCGTACCTGGTGCTGCCGATCCTCGGCCCGTCGAACCTGCGTGACACTGGCGGCCTGGTCTTCGACTTCACGGCTGAATCGCAGATCAACTTCCTCAACGTCGCCCAGGTCAGCGAAGACCATCCCGAGCTGTACCTGCTGCGCGCCATCGACCGTCGCTACACGACCAGCTTCCGCTACGGTCAGATGAATTCGCCGTTCGAGTACGAGAAAGTGCGTTACGTGTACACCGAAGCCCGCAAGCTGCAGGTGTCCGAGTAACGTGACCTGAAATCTGCCGGCGCTGCTGGCAGCAAAACCTGTAGGACTGGCTTTAGCCGGGAAGAGGCCCGTCGGCACGCCATCAAATTCGTGGTGTTAATGACGGCGTCTTCCCGGCTAAAGCCAGTCCTACAAGTGCACGGTCCGGCCGGTGGCGTTATGTCGGATCTTCGGGCCTCTTCGCGAGCAAGGTGGAGCGCCACCCCGGTCACTCCTACATGGACAGTGTTTGGCGCGCCACCTCACTCCTTGCGGATGGTGGGGGGTCTCCTGGAGTCTTGGGAATAAAGCCCGCAACCCATCGCCAAACCCGATCATTCCCGCGCAAAAACGTCACCCATTCATCGCCCCAACAGGCCTACCATAGGCGCCATTCCCCTTTTGCCGGAGTGAGCCCCATGACTCAATTTCGTAAAGTGCTGTCGATCCAGGCCGGGCAACCGACTTCGGACGGCGCAGGCGTCAAGCTGACCCGTGTGTTCGGCGGTCAAGGCATCGAATCCTTCGACCCGTTCCTGATGCTCGACGAGTTCGGTTCCGAGAACCCCGACGAGTACATCGCTGGCTTTCCGCCGCACCCCCATCGCGGGTTCGAGACCGTGACCTACATGCTCGAAGGTCGCATGCGTCATGAAGACCACATGGGCAACGTCGGTCTGCTGCAGGGCGGCGGCGTGCAGTGGATGACCGCTGCGCGCGGGGTCATTCACAGCGAGATGCCCGAGCAGGAAGAAGGCGCCATGCGCGGCTTCCAGCTGTGGCTCAACCTGCCGGCCAAATCGAAGATGGGCGACGCCGGTTACGACGACATTCAGCCCGAGCGCATTCCGCGCATCACCACGCAGAACGGCGTCGATGTTGTGGTGATCGCAGGTCAGTTCGACGACGGCCAGACGTCCCAGGCAGGCGCCGTGCAGCGCCCGGACACCGAGCCGCAGTATTTCGATTTCCACATGCCCGCCGGCAGCCACATCAACCCGCGCGTTGCCGATGGCCATCGCGTGCTGCTGTATGTGTACGAAGGAGAAGTCGAGATTGCCGGGCAGCCACAGAAACTCAGCCAGAGCCGTCTCGCGCGGTTGTCGGAAAGCGGTGAGATTCAGCTAAGCAGCCAAACGGGCGCACGCGTGTTGCTGATCGCTGGCAAGCCACTGGGCGAACCGATCGTGCAGTACGGCCCGTTCGTAATGAACAGCCGTGAAGAAATCGAACAGGCCCTGCGGGATTTCCGGGATGACAAACTGACGGCGTGATCGCCACTTACAGTGTAGGAGCGCGCTTGCCCGCGAATGCGATCTGCCTGAGCCAACGATGGCGCCTGACACAGCGCATTCGCCAGCAAGCCGGCTCCCACAGGTTTTGCGCCTGACGCTGAATACCGGCCAAGGCAAATCCTTTGTAAGAGCGCGCTTGCCCGCGAATGGGGTAGGCCTGCAATAGATAGGGTGAATGACACACCGCCATCGCGGGCAAGCGCGCGCCTACAGTGAGCTGCGACAGCTCATGCAGGGCCGCATTGAATCACTCGGGGCAGAGATTCACTCCAGCCGCAAGAACCGCATCAACTCTTCCTTCTGGGCCATCGCGTCGCGGCGGCCCAGTTCGATGAGCTCGCTGCAATAACCCGACTCGAACAACAGATAGCTCAGCACCCCTGCCCCGCTGGTCTTGGTCGCACCCGGGCCGCGCAGAAACGTGCGCAGCGCAGGAGGCAGTTCGCGGCGGTGACGGGCGGCGATTTCATCAATGGGCTGGCTGGGCGAAATCACCAGCACCTCCACAGGCGCAAGCGACTGAATGGGCGTCGATTCTGACGACTGCGGCCTGGGCATGTCAGACGCCGGCAGCAGGCGGCTGACCAGATTCAGCCGTTCCAGCAGTTCGATGTCACTCTCCAGGCTGTCAATGAACGTGCTGTTGAGCATGTGCCCACCGATCTGCGCAAGACTCGGTTGCACGCCACGGACCGCACGCGGCACGGGCGGGTTCACGCCTGGGCCACGGGGGTTGCCGCTGACGCCCACCACCAGCACGCGGTTGGCGCCCAGGTGCAGGGCCGGGCTGATCGGCGCCGACTGCCGCACCGCGCCGTCACCAAAATATTCCTGGCCCAGCTTCACGGGCGCAAACAGCAAGGGGATCGCCGAACTGGCCAGCAGATGGTCGATGGTCAAACGTGTCGGCAGGCCGATCCTGCGATGCCGCAGCCAGGATTCGATCGTGCCCTTGCCCTGATAAAACGTGACCGCCTGCCCTGACTCATAACCAAACGCCGTAATCGCCACTGCACGCAGCTGCTTGGCTTCAATGGCTTCGTCGATGCCGTCGAGGTTGAGGCGCGCGGTCAGCAGGTCTTTCAGCGGCGAACTGTTGAGCAGCGCCACCGGCACCTGTTGGCGACCGATGCCCAACAGGCTGCGGCCGAAGAACCGTGCGGCCTGGCGAATGACGCCAGTCCAGTCACTGCGCAACACCTGATGGCTGCGAAAGCCCTGCCAGAAGTCAGTGAGTTCGTGGATTGCCGTCCGAAATTGCGCGGCGCCGCTGGCCAGCTTCACCGCATTGATCGCCCCGGCGGAGGTGCCGACGATGACCGGAAAAGGATTCTTCGCGCCTATCGGCAACAAATCGGCGATGCCGGCGAGCACGCCCACCTGATACGCCGCGCGGGCACCGCCGCCGGACAGGATCAGCCCGGTGATGGGCTCGACGCCGGGAGCCAAGGCTGAGGCGTGGCGCACCGCTTGTTGTTCTATGGTGCTTGTCGTCATGGGGTCTCAGCTCTTGGTTTCAGCCACGCTTCTTGTACAGCTTCGGCTCACCCGGCGGCCGACTCTTGAACCGCCGGTGGGCCCAGAGGTACTGCTCGGGGCATGCGGTGACGGCGCGCTCGACCCATTGATTGATGCGAATGCAGTCCGCCTCGTCGCTCTCCCCCGGAAAATCGCTCAGCGGCGGATGGATCACCAGCGTGTAGCCGCTGCCGTCGGCCAGGCGCTCCTGAGTGAACGGCACGACCAGCGCGTGGCCGAGCTTGGCAAATTTACTGGTGGCCGGCACGGTGGCGGCCTGAATGCCGAACAACGGCACGAAGAGGCTCTGCTTGGCGCCGTAGTCCTGATCTGGCGCATACCAGATCGCCCGGCCCTTACGCAATTGCTTGATCATGCCGCGCACGTCTTCGCGCTCGACGGCAATTGAATCCTGGTTATGCCGCTCGCGGCCGCGTCGCTGAATGTAATCAAATAGCGCGTTCTTGTGCTCGCGGTACATGCCGTCGATGGTGTGCTGCTGCCCGAGCAGGGCCGCGCCGATTTCAAGCGTCGTGAAGTGCAGCGCCATGAGGATGACGCCATGGCCGTCCAGTTGCGCCTGCTTTAAATGATGAAGGCCTTCGATGTGCGCCAGCCGCGCCAGACGGGGCTTGCTCCACCACCAGCTCATGGCCATCTCGAAAAAAGCGATGCCGGTGGAGGCGAAGTTGGCCTTGAGCAGGCGCTTGCGCTCGGCTTTCGAATACTGCGGGAAACACAGTTCGAGGTTACGCGCGGCAATGACCCGCCGATCGGTCGCCTGGTAATACATGACCCGACCCAGGCCACGGCCGATCACCAGCAAGGCGCGAAAAGGCAACTGCACGATCAGCCAGAGCACGCCCAGCCCCAGCCACAGCAGCCAGAAGCGGGGATGAAGAAAGTGAGCTCGAAAACGCGGGCGATCCATTACAGCTTCCGTCAGGACAAAGGCGGGCATTCTACATCGGTTCGCGCGGATCGCGCCCCCGTCGGTTGCGCCTCCCTTGCGGCTGGCGGGCGTTATCGTTATAAGTCTCGGCACTTTTAGCGACAAGCCGCTGTATGCCGACATGAGCCAAATCGAATTGCAAGACAAGGACCCCGTGTTCCAGCTGAAGGGCAGCATGCTGGCCATCACCGTGCTGGAACTGGCCCGCAACAACCTCGAAGCGCTGGATCGTCAACTGGCGGCAAAAGTCGCCCAGGCGCCGAATTTCTTCAGCAATACACCGCTGGTGCTGGCCCTCGACAAGTTGCCGCCGGATGAAGGCGCGATCGATCTGCCGGCAATGATGCGCATCTGCCGCCAGCACGGTTTGCGCACCCTGGCCATTCGTGCCAACCGGATTGAAGACATCGCCGCCGCCATTTCCATCGACCTGCCGGTGCTGCCGCCTTCGGGCGCGCGCGAGCGACCGCTTGATCCGACGGAAGGCGAAGTCAAAAAGAAGCCGGAAATCATCGAGAAGCCGCCCGAGCCGTTGATCAAGCCGACCAAGATCATCACCGCCCCTGTGCGCGGTGGTCAGCAGATCTACGCCCAGGGCTCCGATCTGGTGGTGATCTCCTCGGTCAGCCCCGGCGCCGAACTGCTCGCCGACGGCAATATTCACGTGTACGGCCCGATGCGCGGCCGCGCGCTGGCGGGGATCAAAGGCGATACCAAGGCACGGATTTTCTGCCAGCAAATGGTTGCCGAACTGATCTCGATTGCCGGCCAGTACAAGGTGTCCGAAGACCTGCGTCGCGATCCACTATGGGGCGCCGGGGTACAGATCAGTCTGTCCGGGGACGTGTTGAACATCACCCGTCTTTAACGGATACTGCGCCATTTTTAAGCCACTCTGATTCGTCGCGAAAACGACGCGAAGGCACCGGGACGTTCGGGATATTTTTTTGTTTTCCCGAACATGGACTCCTTCACGGGTTCCGATCACCGCCCTCGCCCGCTTTAGTTGCGCCGTCACGAGGGGCTCTTCAGGGACTCAACGTCCTTT encodes the following:
- a CDS encoding pirin family protein, producing MTQFRKVLSIQAGQPTSDGAGVKLTRVFGGQGIESFDPFLMLDEFGSENPDEYIAGFPPHPHRGFETVTYMLEGRMRHEDHMGNVGLLQGGGVQWMTAARGVIHSEMPEQEEGAMRGFQLWLNLPAKSKMGDAGYDDIQPERIPRITTQNGVDVVVIAGQFDDGQTSQAGAVQRPDTEPQYFDFHMPAGSHINPRVADGHRVLLYVYEGEVEIAGQPQKLSQSRLARLSESGEIQLSSQTGARVLLIAGKPLGEPIVQYGPFVMNSREEIEQALRDFRDDKLTA
- a CDS encoding patatin-like phospholipase family protein; the encoded protein is MTTSTIEQQAVRHASALAPGVEPITGLILSGGGARAAYQVGVLAGIADLLPIGAKNPFPVIVGTSAGAINAVKLASGAAQFRTAIHELTDFWQGFRSHQVLRSDWTGVIRQAARFFGRSLLGIGRQQVPVALLNSSPLKDLLTARLNLDGIDEAIEAKQLRAVAITAFGYESGQAVTFYQGKGTIESWLRHRRIGLPTRLTIDHLLASSAIPLLFAPVKLGQEYFGDGAVRQSAPISPALHLGANRVLVVGVSGNPRGPGVNPPVPRAVRGVQPSLAQIGGHMLNSTFIDSLESDIELLERLNLVSRLLPASDMPRPQSSESTPIQSLAPVEVLVISPSQPIDEIAARHRRELPPALRTFLRGPGATKTSGAGVLSYLLFESGYCSELIELGRRDAMAQKEELMRFLRLE
- a CDS encoding lipid A biosynthesis lauroyl acyltransferase, with translation MDRPRFRAHFLHPRFWLLWLGLGVLWLIVQLPFRALLVIGRGLGRVMYYQATDRRVIAARNLELCFPQYSKAERKRLLKANFASTGIAFFEMAMSWWWSKPRLARLAHIEGLHHLKQAQLDGHGVILMALHFTTLEIGAALLGQQHTIDGMYREHKNALFDYIQRRGRERHNQDSIAVEREDVRGMIKQLRKGRAIWYAPDQDYGAKQSLFVPLFGIQAATVPATSKFAKLGHALVVPFTQERLADGSGYTLVIHPPLSDFPGESDEADCIRINQWVERAVTACPEQYLWAHRRFKSRPPGEPKLYKKRG
- the minC gene encoding septum site-determining protein MinC yields the protein MSQIELQDKDPVFQLKGSMLAITVLELARNNLEALDRQLAAKVAQAPNFFSNTPLVLALDKLPPDEGAIDLPAMMRICRQHGLRTLAIRANRIEDIAAAISIDLPVLPPSGARERPLDPTEGEVKKKPEIIEKPPEPLIKPTKIITAPVRGGQQIYAQGSDLVVISSVSPGAELLADGNIHVYGPMRGRALAGIKGDTKARIFCQQMVAELISIAGQYKVSEDLRRDPLWGAGVQISLSGDVLNITRL